Genomic DNA from Gilliamella sp. ESL0441:
ATAACAATCTTGATGATGCCATGCGTCGAGTTGATAATATGATACAAGCAGGCGCAACATTTATTGATATAGGCGGCGAATCAACACGCCCTGGTGCAGCCATTGTATCAGTTGAAGAAGAGCTAGATAGAGTGGTGCCTTTAGTTGAAAAAGTGGCTCGCTATTTTGATGTTTGGATTTCTGTTGATACCTCTAAACCCCAAGTTATGACAGAGTCAGCAAAAGCAGGAGCCCACTTAATTAATGATATACGAGCATTAACAGAGTCTGGTGCAGTCGAAGCCGCAGCCCAAACAGGATTACCAGTTTGCATTATGCATATGCAAGGCGATCCTCAAACTATGCAAAATGCACCACATTATCAGCAAGACATCTATCAAGAAGTCGATCAATTTTTTGCCCAACATATCAATCGTTGCATCAATGCAGGGATTGAGCGAGAAAAAATTATTCTTGACCCGGGTTTTGGCTTTGGTAAAACATTAGCACACAATTATCGATTACTAGCAACACTTGAAAAATTTCATCACTTTCATTTACCGCTATTAGTTGGTATGTCGCGAAAATCGATGATTGGACAAGTATTAAATGTTCCGCCTAAAGAACGTATGTTAGGTAGTGTTTCTTGTGCAGTAATTGCAGCGATGAAAGGTGCACAGATTATTCGAGTTCATGATGTAAAAGAAACCTTTGATGCACTGCGAATTGTGCAAGCCACTTTAGCTGAACAGGAATAAACGGGATTTAACTTCAACAAAATGAGCTGTTATTTTGTTAAAAAGGGAATTTTTAGACAAATAAGATAAAAATCCCTTTTTGTTTTATTCTTAAGAATTTTCAACTTTTGGTATTACTGTTTCTAATAATCATTAAACAATAACAACACTTAAAAACATCACTAATCCAACATAATTATTATTTTGAAAAGCTTTGAAGCATCGAGTTCTATCACGATCGTTTATTAACCATTGTTGATAAAGAAACAGTAACGACATGATCGATATTCCACTATAGTAAATAAAAGACAGATGATGACTCAAACCAATAATTATCAAGCAAATCACCGTTATTATCTGTAAAATGCCAATTATCAATTTATCATAATGCCCAAACAAAACAGCCGTTGATTTAATGCCAATTTTGATATCATCATTGCGATCAACCATGGCATATTCCGTATCATAAGCAACTGTCCAACAAATATTTGCCAAACACAATAACCAACAGGTTAACGGGAACTGTTCAATTGTGGCCGCATAGACCATTGGAATGCTCCAACTAAATGCAATCCCTAATACTATTTGCGGAAAGTAGGTATAACGCTTCATAAACGGGTAAATCATTGCAGTTAACAATGCACAGCCAGCAATCATCCACGACAAAGTATTTAAAAAGAATAATAAACAAGCAGCCATTAACAACAATATCAATAATGTCCATAAAGCATTCTTTGCGGTTAATACGCCTTGCGCTAACGGACGGTGTTGGGTTCGCTCCACATGCGCATCAAAATGGCGATCGGCATAATCATTTACCACACACCCTGCCGCTCGCATCACAACAACACCCAGTACAAAGATAACAACAAGTTCAACGGGCGGATGAGGATTTGCAAGCCAAATTGCCGTTATAGTTGGCCAAAGCAATAGCAAGATTCCAATTGGTTTATCTAACCGCATAAGTTGTAAATAAGCTAACATATCTGATTTCTATCTTATATAACAATGGGTAAATTATACCTTTTCCTTCAAAAACTGTAACGCTCTCAATAACTGAGCCAATTTAATTGCTACTATTAATAAACACGCTCATTGAAGCATCTCTAAATATTGTTCTGCAATAACGGCAAGAGCAGCATAAAATGGACTAATTTGATTATGTTTTAATTGGTTTAAATAGTAAGTAGACCACGTAAATAAATGTTCATTTAATAATTGTTTTGCTGTTTGTGGCTGATTTTTTTCTAGCAGTAATGCAAATGCCATTAACATTAATCCAAACTGATCTTCAGGCTCATTCATACCAGTAGACAGCATTAACCCTTGTTGCTGTAAAAATTCACGATAACGTTCTTGTGATTCCCCCATTAATAACTTTTCTTGATCCAAATAGACCGATCCCCAAGGTGGGGCAAGCATTTCACCTTGTCCTTCAAATAACAGTGAAAATTGATAATCAAGATCTTGATGGGATAATTCTGCCGCCAATCTTTGACATTGCTGACAAATTAATTTGGGATTTTGCCAATTAGCAAGCTGATCGATATGGAGTAAAGCCTCAATCAACGGTTTGACGGTTTCACTTCGAGGAGAATAGTAAAAAAATGCCCCAATGATTTTTGCTAAGGTGGCGGTAGTTAGATTATCCAATCTTATCTCTCTTATTCATTATAAAATGACTTAATTTGCTATGAGTTATTAGCTTCAATGATTATAGCGGTATTGTCCATAAATTATAAAATGCAATGCGTCCACAAACCTCCCCCAAAAAAGTACAAGCAAAGGCTGTAGTACAAAGTATCGTCATATGTTTTGTTCGCCAACAACTAAAAATAATCAACATTAGCGCCACGATTAATAAAATACACTCGATTATCATCCAACTCAATTGCGCATTAGCCAGCGCCGGACTGATTGAAGTCATTAAATTAAAATAAGGTACTTTTGACAGCACAATTAATAAAACGCCAATAATAAAAGCACCTATTCCTAATCGATATAGCCCAACCCTAGCACTAGCAATACCACCTAATGCCAGCATCGTTAGATACATTTGAATCGGTGTATAAACAGTATCCCACGTTTTCACTGTGGGTAATCTATACGTTAAAACAATCGTCCAAACAAACACTAAACTTAGTATCATCAACACGATCGCTAATAGTTGATTTATATAAGGGATGCGATTTATCTTTAAACAAAGCGGCTTAATAATATCAAGTTTTTCACTATTGGGATTAAGAGCAAAATAATTGAGTAACAAGGATACAAGCGGAACTCCAAACAATACACTAAAGGTAAAAATTTCATTACTCATTGGCGAACGACCGATACCCAAAATCACATTGAAGGCACGCATAGGATGCCCCAAATGGAATGAGGCAATAAGCATACCAAGAGCCATAAAAAGCAGTGCTAACCCATTAATTTTTTGTCTAATAACTTGTTTAGCTTGTGAATGATTGATGAAACAAGACAAGCTACTCAGCAATACCATTCCCGCAGATAATTGCCCCAATACCGTAAAAAAAACGAGTGGTAATTCATGCATATTAAACCTCCTCTGGATTGAGCACTTTACCCAATGTATCACCCGAACTTTTAGCTTGTGCATGGGGTTTAATCACAATATTGGGTTTAGTTAGCTCGGCATTAGGCAAAGGAGCAATATTACGTTCATTACCATAACGTTCACGTAATTTGCCTATCTCGTCAAAATCTAAAGCATGTTGCGGACAAGATTCGACACACACGGGCTTTAATCCTTCGGCGACACGTTCATAACAGCCATCGCATTTTGACATGACACGCTTTTGATGATCATACTGTGGTGCACCATAAGGACAACGCATTTCACAATACCGACACCCGATACACACATCTTGATTGACAACCACTAAGCCATCTTGCTTGCGTTTGTGCATTGCCCCCGTAGGGCAGCCTTGTACGCAAGTCGGCTCATCACAATGGTTACAGGCGATCGACAAATAATAAGTAAATGTATCATTCTGCCAAATTCCAGCTACTTGCTGCCATGTGCCACCACCATATTCATAGACTCGGCGAAAATGCACCCCAAGGGCATTATCTTTCTCGTCTTTACAGCTGACTTGGCAGGTTTTACATCCGGTACATTTGGAAGAATCAATAAAGAATCCATATTGCATTTTCATCATCTCCCTGTGACTTATGATGCCGAAGACATACTGGATATTGGTTTGATATCAACCAAATTGGTATGTTGTGAATTTGATTTTGCCAATACCGAAGGACGCAATGAAGTTAATCGATTGACGCACCCCCCAATATCGATACCCGCTGCATTGGTTTTTGCCCACAACCCTTGTGGAATGGCAATCACTCCGGGTAATATACGTGGCGTTACTTTTGCAGGAATATATAACCGACCGCGATCGTTAAAAACTTCGACTAATTGACCATGCTTTATGTGTCTCTGCTGAGCATCAATAGGATTGATCCACAGACTACTGGCAACAGCCTCACGCAATTGAGGGAGATTGCTATAAGACGAGTGGCAATGTCCTTTAATATGAAATCCAATTAACTGTAATGGGTATTTTTCTTGTTTCAGCTTATCTTCGCTTCCTTCAATTGCGGGTAAATAAGCTGGGATAGGATAAAGTTTATCATCCTGCTCAAATTCCCATTCACGCGCAATTTTCGCTAAGGCTTCAGAATAAATTTCAATTTTGCCCGATGGGGTATTTAACGGATGATTAACGGGATCATCGCGAAATGCCTTTAAAGCAATGTGATTATCACTATCGGCTAATTTACGATCAATAACTCCCATACCGTCTGTTTCGGCAAAAGACGGTAAATCAGGATTTTGTTTGCGCATTCTTTCATAACTATACGCTATCCACTCCTCTTGTGTTCGTCCTTCCGTAAATTTATCTTTAACGCCCATTTTTTCAGACAATTCGGTTAGCACATCATAAGCCGGACGATTTTCCCAAAGTGGCTTAATGGCTTGTTGCATACGAATCACATAGTGATAAGCGCCCGATGCATAGGAATTATTGATTAAATCATGACTTTCCACTGACGACACATCAGGTAATAACAAATCGGCATACCTTGCTGAAGCGGTCATATGCGTATCCCAAACCAAGATAAATTCGCATTTTGATTCATCTTGTAAAATCTGATGGGTTCGATTGAGATCGGCATGCTGATTACCAATTACATTACTGGCATAGCTCCAGATAAACTTGATACCAACATCCAATTTATCTTTACCCAGTATATAAGCATTTTTAGCTGTCATGTTCTGCGGTTCTTCAATCGCTTTTGTCCATAAAAAAAATGGAATACTGGTTTTAATCGGATTTAACAGATTCAGACCAGGAACCGGATAAGTCACGCTTCCGCCCCAAGTTCCGATATTAGTACCTTGTTTACCAAACTGACCCGTGATAATTGGCAGTATCATAATTGCACGGGTAGTATGCTCACCATTTTGCCAACGCTGAGCCCCCCAACCTTGAGAAATCCATGCTGCTTTAGCATTGACAATATCTAATGCAAGCTGACGAATTTGTTTAGCTGGAATACCGGTCTTTTTAGCTGCCCATTCAGGGGTTTTAGGCGTTCTGTCATCACCTAATCCAAGAATATAAGATTTAAAATCACTAAAAGGCGGTGCACTGTCGGGTAATGAGTCAGCATTCCAGCCTACACAATATTGATTGAGCATTGCATCATCAATTCTATCTTCTTCTAGTAAAGCATAACCGATTGCAGCAACTAAAGCGGCATCCGTTCCAGGAATTATTGGAATCCACTCAGCATTGTAACCCACAACACTTTCACTACGCCTTGGATCAATAATAATCACCCTTGCTTTACTTTGTGATAATGCATTGAATAGCTCGGTCACCTGCCCCCCACCCGACATTCGAGTTTCAGCAATATTTTGTCCAAACATTACCACTAGATCAGAGTGTTTAATTTGGTCTATTAACGACTCTTTTGCATTGCCATAAATATAAGGTTGGATAGCAGTTATTTGACCACTTGAATAATCACCATGATAATTAAGATAACCACCAATCGTACTCAAGAATCGCTTACAAGCACTACGCCCAGAAATATTTGCACCTGTAGTACCTGTACCATATTGATAATAAATAGACTCGTTGCCATATTGATTAATGGTATACTTGAGTTTATTTGCCAATAAAGCGATTGCTTCATTCCATGAAATACGTTTGAATTTACCTTCACCACGCTTACCCACTCGTACCATAGGATATTTTAAACGCTCAGGATCGTAAGTTCGCCAACGTACCGCTCTTCCTCGCAAGCAAGGACGAATTTGATGCAGACCAAAGACAGGATCATTAATGCCGTCTTCCGAAGAAATTTTAGTAATAATATCATTCTTCACATGGACTTTTAGAGGACAGCGACTACCACAGTTAACTAAACAAGCACTATAGACGATTTTTTCCTCATTATCCGAACTGGCAAGACTATCATTGTCATTAACGTTAGGTTCTGCGTACACAAATGGGGATTGAATGGTATTGGCTAATGCCGCAACGCTCCCAATTGCTAACGATTTTTGTAAAAAATCTCGTCGGGTTATCTTATTATCTGACTTGCTCATTTTGTTCCCTTATGTCTATTTGGGATTTATTTATCATAATACTTTAGATGGGCTGATAAAATAGAAAACGGCATAAACCGTCTTTTAACTATCAATAAATAAAGGTAATAACAATTATTCTCAATAAATACTTGGTAAAAATACTGAATTTGCTTTTCATTATAAAT
This window encodes:
- a CDS encoding DmsC/YnfH family molybdoenzyme membrane anchor subunit; protein product: MHELPLVFFTVLGQLSAGMVLLSSLSCFINHSQAKQVIRQKINGLALLFMALGMLIASFHLGHPMRAFNVILGIGRSPMSNEIFTFSVLFGVPLVSLLLNYFALNPNSEKLDIIKPLCLKINRIPYINQLLAIVLMILSLVFVWTIVLTYRLPTVKTWDTVYTPIQMYLTMLALGGIASARVGLYRLGIGAFIIGVLLIVLSKVPYFNLMTSISPALANAQLSWMIIECILLIVALMLIIFSCWRTKHMTILCTTAFACTFLGEVCGRIAFYNLWTIPL
- a CDS encoding molecular chaperone, which encodes MDNLTTATLAKIIGAFFYYSPRSETVKPLIEALLHIDQLANWQNPKLICQQCQRLAAELSHQDLDYQFSLLFEGQGEMLAPPWGSVYLDQEKLLMGESQERYREFLQQQGLMLSTGMNEPEDQFGLMLMAFALLLEKNQPQTAKQLLNEHLFTWSTYYLNQLKHNQISPFYAALAVIAEQYLEMLQ
- a CDS encoding DMSO/selenate family reductase complex A subunit — protein: MSKSDNKITRRDFLQKSLAIGSVAALANTIQSPFVYAEPNVNDNDSLASSDNEEKIVYSACLVNCGSRCPLKVHVKNDIITKISSEDGINDPVFGLHQIRPCLRGRAVRWRTYDPERLKYPMVRVGKRGEGKFKRISWNEAIALLANKLKYTINQYGNESIYYQYGTGTTGANISGRSACKRFLSTIGGYLNYHGDYSSGQITAIQPYIYGNAKESLIDQIKHSDLVVMFGQNIAETRMSGGGQVTELFNALSQSKARVIIIDPRRSESVVGYNAEWIPIIPGTDAALVAAIGYALLEEDRIDDAMLNQYCVGWNADSLPDSAPPFSDFKSYILGLGDDRTPKTPEWAAKKTGIPAKQIRQLALDIVNAKAAWISQGWGAQRWQNGEHTTRAIMILPIITGQFGKQGTNIGTWGGSVTYPVPGLNLLNPIKTSIPFFLWTKAIEEPQNMTAKNAYILGKDKLDVGIKFIWSYASNVIGNQHADLNRTHQILQDESKCEFILVWDTHMTASARYADLLLPDVSSVESHDLINNSYASGAYHYVIRMQQAIKPLWENRPAYDVLTELSEKMGVKDKFTEGRTQEEWIAYSYERMRKQNPDLPSFAETDGMGVIDRKLADSDNHIALKAFRDDPVNHPLNTPSGKIEIYSEALAKIAREWEFEQDDKLYPIPAYLPAIEGSEDKLKQEKYPLQLIGFHIKGHCHSSYSNLPQLREAVASSLWINPIDAQQRHIKHGQLVEVFNDRGRLYIPAKVTPRILPGVIAIPQGLWAKTNAAGIDIGGCVNRLTSLRPSVLAKSNSQHTNLVDIKPISSMSSAS
- the folP gene encoding dihydropteroate synthase, whose product is MEIRFNNQIMDLSFPQVMGIVNMTPDSFSDGGNYNNLDDAMRRVDNMIQAGATFIDIGGESTRPGAAIVSVEEELDRVVPLVEKVARYFDVWISVDTSKPQVMTESAKAGAHLINDIRALTESGAVEAAAQTGLPVCIMHMQGDPQTMQNAPHYQQDIYQEVDQFFAQHINRCINAGIEREKIILDPGFGFGKTLAHNYRLLATLEKFHHFHLPLLVGMSRKSMIGQVLNVPPKERMLGSVSCAVIAAMKGAQIIRVHDVKETFDALRIVQATLAEQE
- the ubiA gene encoding 4-hydroxybenzoate octaprenyltransferase; its protein translation is MLAYLQLMRLDKPIGILLLLWPTITAIWLANPHPPVELVVIFVLGVVVMRAAGCVVNDYADRHFDAHVERTQHRPLAQGVLTAKNALWTLLILLLMAACLLFFLNTLSWMIAGCALLTAMIYPFMKRYTYFPQIVLGIAFSWSIPMVYAATIEQFPLTCWLLCLANICWTVAYDTEYAMVDRNDDIKIGIKSTAVLFGHYDKLIIGILQIITVICLIIIGLSHHLSFIYYSGISIMSLLFLYQQWLINDRDRTRCFKAFQNNNYVGLVMFLSVVIV
- a CDS encoding DMSO/selenate family reductase complex B subunit, which gives rise to MKMQYGFFIDSSKCTGCKTCQVSCKDEKDNALGVHFRRVYEYGGGTWQQVAGIWQNDTFTYYLSIACNHCDEPTCVQGCPTGAMHKRKQDGLVVVNQDVCIGCRYCEMRCPYGAPQYDHQKRVMSKCDGCYERVAEGLKPVCVESCPQHALDFDEIGKLRERYGNERNIAPLPNAELTKPNIVIKPHAQAKSSGDTLGKVLNPEEV